In Wolinella succinogenes DSM 1740, a single genomic region encodes these proteins:
- a CDS encoding response regulator transcription factor → MKIFLLEDNPKLREAIEETLSENGYRVDSFEDGQEALEHLDGSHLLYILDIHVPRIDGLELLALIQGRFIKAPVIIISSFVDLDVIRQAYRHGCADFLKKPFFLDELLFKTHRLCGKLHPLIPLGEETFLDLENALILREGQSLLLSPKEKRLLELLVRARGLLVSFEEIEEYVWEEGEVPRENIRSMIRQLRLKIPASSIQTHKGIGYRLIVDLSSAPTAID, encoded by the coding sequence ATGAAGATTTTTTTGCTAGAAGACAACCCTAAACTTCGCGAGGCGATCGAAGAGACCTTGAGCGAAAACGGCTATCGAGTCGATTCTTTTGAGGATGGGCAAGAGGCGCTAGAACACCTAGATGGTAGCCATCTGCTCTACATTCTTGATATTCATGTTCCCAGAATCGATGGTCTAGAGTTGCTCGCGCTGATTCAAGGACGCTTCATCAAGGCCCCTGTGATCATCATCAGCTCTTTTGTCGATCTAGATGTGATCCGCCAAGCCTATCGCCATGGATGTGCGGACTTTCTCAAAAAACCCTTCTTTTTGGATGAGCTTCTTTTTAAAACCCACCGCCTCTGCGGCAAACTTCACCCTCTCATTCCTTTGGGTGAAGAGACATTTTTAGATCTAGAAAACGCTTTGATTTTGCGTGAAGGCCAAAGCCTTCTCCTTAGCCCCAAAGAGAAGCGTCTGCTTGAGCTTTTGGTGAGGGCAAGAGGCCTACTTGTGAGTTTTGAGGAGATTGAAGAGTATGTTTGGGAAGAGGGAGAGGTGCCTAGGGAGAATATTCGCTCCATGATTCGACAATTGCGTCTAAAGATTCCTGCTAGCTCTATCCAAACGCACAAAGGAATAGGTTATCGCCTCATTGTCGATTTATCCTCAGCTCCAACAGCCATAGATTGA